The DNA segment cctccctctccctctccctctctcctccctctctcctccctctccctctctcctccctctctctctctctctccctctctcctcccgtaCGGAAGAAAGACAgcgatgggagagagagacacctgagagaaggagacagcgagagagagagagagagagagaaggaagagagaggagagacagcgagagcagagaggaagagagagaggagagagagggagggagacaggcgatgggagaagaggaaggaCATCGGAGGAACAAGCGAGGGAGAGACAGCGAGGAGCACGACCAAGAAGCAGGAAGAAACGCCGAGGACAGCAAAGGAGAGGAGGAGCCATCGGAAGAGACAGCAGAGAAACAAGCCGCCAAGATAAAGAGGCACCCGAACACGCCGCGGCAGAGGCACGACATGACACGCGACACGACGCGGAGAGACGAGGCAGACAGACTggatgagaaggagagacagcCGCGAGAGAACCGAGACGAGATACGGAAGAAAGGAGATGGATCAGCGAACGAGTGACACGCGACGGCAAAGCCCAGGAACCAAGCGGACGAGACCCAAGCGAAGAGATCAGCGGTGAGACGCGATAGAGACAGCGATGCGACTGCAaccagagagacagcgagagcagACAGGCTGAGAGACACGCCAGAGAAAGACAGCGAGTGATGACACGGCGGACAgcggaagaagagaggaggaagcgaGGAGAGGCAGACGAGGACCGCGCAAGAGAAAACAGCAACCGACAAGAAGAAGACAGctcaaagaggagagaagagcagcagTCGAGAAGGAGAAGACAGCAGACAGATGGGAATGACGGGACGAGGACAGCACCAAGGAGAGAGGGCGGGCGGGAGATGACAGCTGTGAGGGATGAACAACAACCTCAAAAGACGGAGGCGGTGATCGAGACCAGCCTGCAAGAAGGGcgggagagacagcgagagaaggaGGGCGGAGGACAGCGAGAGACGGAGGGGCAGGGAGACGAGACACGGAGGACGGCCGAGGGCGGTGGGGATAGAGACACAAAGCAAGGAGAGACGTCGAGGGCGGCCAGAGAGCAGCGCCAAGATGCAGATGGAGCtgggagagacagcgagagaccgAGGGCGGGAGAAACAAGCGAGAGAGGGAAGCGACGCAAGacagcggggagagagagggcgggagagacAGCGAGAAGAGAGGGCGGGAGAGACAGCGAGAAGAGGGCCGGAGACAGCGAGAGAAGGCGGAGAGACAGCTGACGAGAGAGGGCGGGAGAAGACAGCGAGGAGAGAGGgcggagagacagcgagagagagggcgagacagcgagagagagggcgagacgaagagagagagggcgagacagaGAAGAATGAGGcggagagcagcgagagagaggcgaATGCGAAAACTGAGAGAGgcgacagacagcgagagagaggcgagacagcgagagagagggcaaCAGCGAGACGAGAGGGCGAGACCAGCGAGAGATGAGGGGcgaagacagcgagagagaggcgagacagcgagagagagggctagaccagcgagagagagggcgagacagcgagagagagggcgagacagcgagagagagggcgagacagcGAGAGATGAGGGCGAGACAGCGAGATAGGAGGGCGACGACAGCAAGAAGAGGCGAGACGCGAGAGGAATGAGGGCGAGACAGCAGAGAAgagggcgagacagagagagaggaggcaagacagagagaggagagggcgagacagagaaagagggcagacagagaggagggaacagCGAGTAGAAGAGAGGGCGAGACAAGAGAGggcgagacagcgagagagagggcgagacaaGACGAGGGCGAGGCAGAGAGAGGGCCGGACAGAGAGAGGCGAGACAGGAGAGGCGAGACAGAGATCGAGGGCGAGACAGAAgagggcgagacagagagaggggcgagacgcgagagaggggagggagagtcaGCCTCCATTCCCACTGAAGCTAAAGACACTTCAACAAC comes from the Salvelinus sp. IW2-2015 unplaced genomic scaffold, ASM291031v2 Un_scaffold5075, whole genome shotgun sequence genome and includes:
- the LOC139026549 gene encoding uncharacterized protein — encoded protein: MTRRTAEEERRKRGEADEDRARENSNRQEEDSSKRREEQQSRRRRQQTDGNDGTRTAPRREGGREMTAVRDEQQPQKTEAVIETSLQEGRERQREKEGGGQRETEGQGDETRRTAEGGGDRDTKQGETSRAAREQRQDADGAGRDSERPRAGETSERGKRRKTAGRERAGETARREGGRDSEKRAGDSERRRRDS